The DNA segment GCGAACTGTACATTCCCGCGCTGAGCCGCTCGATCGCCTACGCGCGCACAGCGGGCTTTTTCTCCTCTGGGGCGCTGGCCATCGCCGCGGCGGGCCTCGCCAGTCTGATCCGTGCTGGCGGCCGGATGCGGTTGTTGGTCGGGGCGGCGCTCTCCGAGGAGGACGTGCGCGCGATCGAGCGGGGCGAGGACGCCCTGGGGCAGGCCGTCGAGCAGCGCCTCCTGGAGGTGCTCGCCTCACTCGAGCGCGATCCGACCGACCCGGCGCGCCGGCGTCTCGAGGCGCTCGCCTGGATGGTGGCGCACGGAGCGCTGGACATCCGCGTAGTCCTGCCCACCGGACCGGACGGGCGTCCCCTTCCAGCCCATCAAGCCGCCGATTACTTCCATCCCAAGGAAGGACTCCTCACCGACCCGTGCGGCCACCAACTCGCCTTCTCGGGGAGCGCGAACGAAACGCCGAGCGGCTGGCTCCACAACTACGAGCAGTTCATGGTCTATACGTCCTGGGAATCCTCCCGGCCCTACCTCCTCCAGGTCGCGGAGCGGATCGAGCGCCTCTGGCAAGGCCGCGAGGAGGGCTGGCGGGCGCTGCCCGTGCCGGAGGCGGTGCGCGAGCGGCTGATCCGGCTCGCTCCGGATGAGCCGCCAGGGCAGGATCCGCTCGAGGTCGAGGTCGCCTCGCCGGCGCCGCGTGCCATCCCGAGCGATCAGCGCGAGCGGATCCTGTTTCAGTTCCTGCGGGACGGACCCCTCCTGCCGGGCGGCGACCGTCTGGGCATCCAGACCGCCGGAATCCGGCCGTGGCCCCACCAGGCGAGAATCGTCCGGGAAGTCGTGAGGCGGTTTCCCGAGCGCTTCCTCCTGGCGGACGAAGTCGGTCTCGGCAAGACGGTCGAGGCCGGGCTCGTGCTGCGTGCGCTCCTGCTGTCGCGGGAAGTCCGCCGCTGCCTGATCCTCGTGCCCCGGAGCGTCCTGCGCCAGTGGCAGGAGGAGCTCTACGAAAAGTTCGCGCTGAACATTCCGCGCTACGACGGGGCGGGGTTCCACGACTACTTCGGCGAGATTCCTGCTCCGCCGGGCAACCCGTGGAACGCCTACCCGGTCCTCCTCGCGAGCAGCCAGCTCGCCAAGGGGCGCGACCGCGTCCAGGAGGTGCTCGCGGCCGATCCCTGGGATCTCGTCATCGTGGACGAGGCCCACCACGCCCGGCGACGCGAGTTCCGAACAGAGCGCTACCGGCCCAACCGGTTGCTCGCTCTGCTCGAAGGCGACGGGCAGAGCCCGGGCCTGGCCGGCCGCACCCGCGGGCTTCTGTTGCTCACGGCGACCCCGCTTCAGCTCCATCCGGTCGAAGTGTTCGACCTGCTGCGTCAACTCCAGCTCCCGGGTGCCTGGGCCGCGTCGGAGCGGCGGTTCCTGCGCTTCTTCGACGAGCTGCGGGCCGCGCGCGCGGGCCAGCCCGTGGACTGGGCGCTCCTGCTCCGCCTGGCGGCGGCCGCGCTCGACGGGACGTCTCTCGAGGCGCTCGTGGGCGGAGCGGCACGCGAGCGTGTGGGCGTCGTCGAGTGGGACCGCATCGGGGACCTCCTGGCTGGTCGGCGCCCGCCGGAGACGGCGGCCAGTCTCTCCCCCTCGGCCCGGGCGGTGCTGCTGGAGGCGTGCCGACGCGCCTCGCCGCTCGGCCAGCGGATGTTCCGTACGACCCGCGAGCAGCTCCGGCGCTACCACCGGCAGGGCCTTCTCGCCGAGCCGGTGCCCACGCGCGATCCCAGGCCGCGGTGGATCCCGATGACGGCCGAGGAATGGGGCCTCTACCAGCGCGTCGAGGACTACGTCGCCGACTTCTACCACCGCTACGAGGGCGAGCGCAAAGGGCTCGGCTTCATCATGACGGTCTACCGTCGTCGTCTCACCTCGTCCTTCGCCGCCCTGGCGCGGAGCCTCGAGCGGCGCAGGGCGTACCTCCTC comes from the Dehalococcoidia bacterium genome and includes:
- a CDS encoding helicase-related protein, with translation MPGCLATVGWKISYGPADDRLRELYIPALSRSIAYARTAGFFSSGALAIAAAGLASLIRAGGRMRLLVGAALSEEDVRAIERGEDALGQAVEQRLLEVLASLERDPTDPARRRLEALAWMVAHGALDIRVVLPTGPDGRPLPAHQAADYFHPKEGLLTDPCGHQLAFSGSANETPSGWLHNYEQFMVYTSWESSRPYLLQVAERIERLWQGREEGWRALPVPEAVRERLIRLAPDEPPGQDPLEVEVASPAPRAIPSDQRERILFQFLRDGPLLPGGDRLGIQTAGIRPWPHQARIVREVVRRFPERFLLADEVGLGKTVEAGLVLRALLLSREVRRCLILVPRSVLRQWQEELYEKFALNIPRYDGAGFHDYFGEIPAPPGNPWNAYPVLLASSQLAKGRDRVQEVLAADPWDLVIVDEAHHARRREFRTERYRPNRLLALLEGDGQSPGLAGRTRGLLLLTATPLQLHPVEVFDLLRQLQLPGAWAASERRFLRFFDELRAARAGQPVDWALLLRLAAAALDGTSLEALVGGAARERVGVVEWDRIGDLLAGRRPPETAASLSPSARAVLLEACRRASPLGQRMFRTTREQLRRYHRQGLLAEPVPTRDPRPRWIPMTAEEWGLYQRVEDYVADFYHRYEGERKGLGFIMTVYRRRLTSSFAALARSLERRRAYLLELRGPAFGLTDEDTEEADLDEDVAEDLESDAREGRLPPGLQRLLEGELRAVEEVLDQVRRLGADTKFQALVEDLRALLAQRDRVAIFTHYTDTMDAIRERLVGLYGRRLACYSGRGGERWDGARWVEVSKEQVKEAFRTGDLQVLLCTEAASEGLNLQTCGVLINYDMPWNPMRVEQRIGRFDRIGQHHPDVWIRHYFVVGPGGEPTVEARVYKALEARIGWFRAVVGELQPILARIPSVIEEAVTARHADRAPVLDRLIAELQHALEEQEASALSLDDAAEPPPIGDEGPAPLTLPELEAALRTSSLGGRFTPHREIAGAFELDLRGRLWEVTFDPAIADAHPGRVRLLTPGEALLNEVLELVEPPVGRPAGHGLVRVTADRAVRWYRPGPDRAELVSTLRDLRSALEGLPSEVTPSILEQATREIHSVTEAQAHRAEIQTRRHAEDQRAALEERARLTLAAATACRMVLDGIKDLETAWRLVVSSGYPFAGLARLVGQPASSDVQSEAVGLSGDQARRRLERAAEVAKELLRTLARPGDPDAAVSDPRPEARVEVYGW